The nucleotide window GGTTTATTTTTAAAACCCCTCCCTTGCTAGATTTTCGCTAAACCTTAAATTACTTAATTCCTGCCCATTTCTCAAGCATATCTGTAGTAACAGATTTTGGTCTTTCAATTGCATATCCAAGTGCTCTATCCCAGACAAGGTTGGCAAGAACACCTAATGCTCTTCCGATACCAAACAATACTGTGTAGAAATCATACTCTACAACACCATAATGCCACTGGATGCAACCAGAATGTGCATCAACATTTGGCCATGGATCCTTTACTTTGCCAAGTGAAGACAAAATCGGTGGAACTACTTCATAAAGCATTGAAACAACCTGGAAGATTGGGTCATCTGGCATATGCTTAAGTGCAAATTCCCTTTGGGCCATATAGCGTGGGTCTGTTTTTCTTAGAACTGCATGACCATATCCTGGTATTACCTGACCGCTTGATAGTGTTTCTTCTACGAATTTCTTCAATTCTTCTTTGGTTGGAACCTTTCCACCTAGTTTCTTATCTATAGTTTCTTGTATCCATTTTAATACTTCCTGGTTTGCAAGACCATGCAATGGCCCAGCAAGACCGCACATAGCAGCAGAATATGCATAGTATGCATCAGATAATGCTGATGCCACAAGGTGAGCAGTATGAGCCGAAACATTGCCACTTTCATGATCTGAGTGCAGTATAAAATACAATCTTGCAACATCATCGTATGGTTTATCAATACCCATCATGTTTGCAAAATCACCACCAAAATCAAGATCAGGGTTTGATGGTATATGTGTATCACTTTTATATTTCATTCTATATATATATGCACCAAGTGAAGGTAACTTTGCCATCAGATCCATTGCATCTTCAAACATTGGTTCCCACGCTGTGTTTTTGTTAAATTTACCAGCGTTGTAGTATGCTGCAAATTTTGACTCTCTTTGCATTGCTAAAATGCCAGCTGCAAACATGGTCATTGGGTGAGTATCCCTTGGCATAGCTTTTAGAGTATCTTTTACATACTCAGGCAAAGCTCTTCTTTTTTTGAACTCTTCTGCTACTTCTTTAACTTCTTTTTCTGTTGGGACATCACCTGTTAGCAGTAAATAAAAATGACCTTCAACATAAGGCATCTCTGCACCTGGAACTTTTGGCAATTTTTCTAATACTTCTGGGATTGTGTAACCACGAAATCTAATTCCTTCTTCTGGGTCCAGGTAAGAAATATCAGTTACCAAAGACTTAATACCTCTCATCCCACCAATAGCCTGCGAGATAGTAACCTCGTCAATTTTTACATTACCAAACTCTTTGAGAAGCCTAGTAGTGCGTGGTCTGTGCTGAGCGATTTTCTCAGCTAATTTTTCCTTTAAAAAGGACATATCAAACCTCCTTACGTAAAATTTCTAATTAACAATTTACTCTTAATAAATTGTTTGTCAATATGATTCTATCCAAATTTATATGCAACTCCAAAACCACCTCTTGGGTATCTCCAGGTAATATAATCACAGGCTATCCTGCAAGTACCACACTCCACGCATGCATCATAGTTTATAGATAACTTTTGTTCTTCTTCATCATAAGTATAAACACTGGCTGGACACACATATGTACAGGGCCTACCCTGACATTTTTTGCATGCTTCAGGATCACTTACACCTAAATGAGAACCTTCTTCGTCTACATTATAACCTACTAAATATAATTTATCTTCAATTCTCATCCTAATTTCCTCCATAATGTAAACATATCTTTTGCCAAGTTCCAGTAACCAAAATCTTTTTTCAATCTTTCTTTAATAGCTTTAATTTTATCCGGTTTAGAAACACCATCTACATTATAAATATTATACATAGAATCTATAATTAACTGTGGATATTTTGTTAATAGGTATCGTTTTTCTTCAAGAAGATGAGGTAAGTTCCTATACATCTTAAGGTCTTTTAATACAAATGATTCTTCCATTTTTGTTTGATAGGCACTGAGCGATTTAGCACTAAAATCGCCTTTTTCTCTTGCTTCCAGATATGTGC belongs to Desulfurella sp. and includes:
- a CDS encoding citrate (Si)-synthase; translated protein: MSFLKEKLAEKIAQHRPRTTRLLKEFGNVKIDEVTISQAIGGMRGIKSLVTDISYLDPEEGIRFRGYTIPEVLEKLPKVPGAEMPYVEGHFYLLLTGDVPTEKEVKEVAEEFKKRRALPEYVKDTLKAMPRDTHPMTMFAAGILAMQRESKFAAYYNAGKFNKNTAWEPMFEDAMDLMAKLPSLGAYIYRMKYKSDTHIPSNPDLDFGGDFANMMGIDKPYDDVARLYFILHSDHESGNVSAHTAHLVASALSDAYYAYSAAMCGLAGPLHGLANQEVLKWIQETIDKKLGGKVPTKEELKKFVEETLSSGQVIPGYGHAVLRKTDPRYMAQREFALKHMPDDPIFQVVSMLYEVVPPILSSLGKVKDPWPNVDAHSGCIQWHYGVVEYDFYTVLFGIGRALGVLANLVWDRALGYAIERPKSVTTDMLEKWAGIK
- a CDS encoding ferredoxin family protein, with the translated sequence MRIEDKLYLVGYNVDEEGSHLGVSDPEACKKCQGRPCTYVCPASVYTYDEEEQKLSINYDACVECGTCRIACDYITWRYPRGGFGVAYKFG